The Halalkalibacter krulwichiae genome has a segment encoding these proteins:
- the kduD gene encoding 2-dehydro-3-deoxy-D-gluconate 5-dehydrogenase KduD: MVGSSFQLDGKVALVTGASRGLGQGMAIGLAEAGADVIGAGISDMSATREQIEALGRKFYQIKADLSQPEAAKQLVLDAVRETGKIDILVNNAGIIRRAEAEVFTDEDWTAVIDVNLNSVFQLCREVGNHMIENGSGRIINIASMLSFQGGLRVPAYTASKHAVAGLTKSLANEWASKGINVNAIAPGYMETDNTEALRANEERNAYITSRIPKGEWGKPEDLKGPVVFLASEASSYVNGHVLCVDGGWMSS, translated from the coding sequence ATGGTGGGATCTTCATTTCAATTGGATGGAAAAGTTGCACTAGTTACAGGAGCGAGCAGAGGTCTTGGTCAAGGAATGGCCATTGGTTTAGCGGAAGCTGGTGCTGATGTTATTGGTGCAGGTATTAGTGATATGAGCGCAACGCGTGAACAAATAGAAGCGCTAGGCCGTAAGTTTTATCAAATTAAAGCAGACCTTTCTCAACCAGAAGCAGCGAAACAACTAGTTTTAGATGCGGTAAGAGAAACAGGCAAGATTGATATACTTGTTAATAATGCAGGAATTATTAGACGAGCAGAGGCAGAGGTTTTCACGGACGAAGATTGGACGGCTGTCATTGATGTTAATCTAAATTCAGTTTTCCAATTGTGTAGAGAAGTGGGCAATCATATGATTGAGAATGGTTCTGGGAGAATTATAAATATTGCTTCTATGCTCTCGTTCCAAGGCGGCTTAAGAGTACCTGCATACACTGCGAGCAAGCATGCAGTTGCGGGTTTGACCAAATCATTAGCAAATGAATGGGCGAGTAAAGGAATTAATGTAAACGCTATCGCACCTGGATATATGGAAACAGACAATACGGAGGCATTACGTGCAAACGAAGAAAGAAATGCTTACATTACTTCTCGTATTCCAAAAGGGGAATGGGGAAAACCAGAAGACCTAAAAGGCCCCGTTGTATTTCTAGCTTCTGAAGCATCAAGCTATGTTAACGGGCATGTATTATGTGTTGATGGTGGATGGATGAGTTCATAA
- the kduI gene encoding 5-dehydro-4-deoxy-D-glucuronate isomerase — protein sequence MEIKYAANPKDSKQYTTEKLRSEFLIESLFESGKINMVYSHHDRVVVGGAIPTSQALVLDAGDALKTDFFLARREIGIVNIGPKGKVIVDGEEFELNKRDCLYVGRGKKDVTFHSEDANNPARFYLVSSPAHKEYPTKVLPIADAEPTKLGSDSESNNRTIYKYIHDGGLQSCQLMMGMTLLEPNNMWNTMPAHVHDRRMEVYLYFDMDEDSRVFHFMGEPSETRHLVVKNEDAVISPPWSIHSGVGTKNYTFIWAMAGENYTFTDMDFVKMEDLK from the coding sequence ATGGAAATCAAGTATGCAGCAAATCCAAAAGATTCGAAACAATACACAACAGAGAAATTAAGAAGTGAGTTTTTAATTGAGTCACTTTTTGAAAGCGGTAAAATTAACATGGTTTACTCACATCATGATCGAGTGGTTGTAGGAGGGGCAATTCCAACAAGTCAAGCTTTAGTTCTTGATGCAGGAGATGCTTTAAAAACGGACTTTTTCCTGGCTAGAAGAGAAATTGGAATCGTTAACATTGGACCTAAGGGTAAGGTCATTGTTGATGGAGAAGAATTTGAGTTAAATAAGCGTGATTGTTTATATGTTGGAAGAGGGAAAAAAGATGTGACATTCCATAGTGAAGATGCTAATAATCCAGCTCGATTCTATCTCGTATCTTCACCTGCCCATAAAGAGTATCCAACGAAAGTGTTACCAATTGCTGATGCTGAACCGACGAAGCTGGGATCAGACAGTGAATCTAATAATCGTACTATTTATAAATACATTCATGATGGTGGTCTTCAAAGTTGTCAATTAATGATGGGAATGACCTTACTTGAACCAAACAATATGTGGAATACAATGCCAGCACATGTGCATGATCGTCGAATGGAAGTTTATTTATACTTTGATATGGACGAGGATTCAAGGGTGTTCCACTTTATGGGCGAACCTAGTGAGACACGTCACTTAGTTGTAAAGAATGAGGATGCAGTCATTTCGCCACCATGGTCTATTCATTCCGGAGTAGGGACGAAGAATTATACATTCATCTGGGCAATGGCAGGAGAAAATTATACATTCACAGACATGGACTTTGTGAAGATGGAAGATCTTAAGTAA
- the uxaC gene encoding glucuronate isomerase, translating to MKPFIHDDFMLNSEAAKVLYHEYAKDMPIYDYHCHLSPKEIAENRSFKNLSEIWLHGDHYKWRAMRTLGVDEELVTGGGTDKEKFIEWAKSVPKTIGNPLYHWTHMELKRYFDIDLLLNEDTSEEIWNHCNRLLETEEFTTQKMIEKFNVKVIGTTDDPIDTLEYHLAIKDNPDITAKVVPTFRPDKAVEIARPGFIQYVEALGEASEIEIVNYENLLAALENRAHFFHEVGCRISDHGIENIPFEECTFEEASVIFQKVKTGEAITKSEEMKYKTHTLLFLGKLYASLGWAMQLHIGAIRNNNERMFSKLGPDTGFDSIHDLDLARPLNAFLNELDLEDELPKTILYHLNPIHNYVIGTAIGNFQSSGTNGKIQFGSGWWFNDQKDGMVKQMTDLANLGLLSSFVGMLTDSRSFLSYPRHEYFRRILCDIIGGWVESGEAPRDYKLLGKMVQDICFNNAEQYFEIN from the coding sequence ATGAAACCGTTCATTCATGATGATTTTATGCTGAACAGCGAAGCTGCCAAAGTACTCTACCATGAGTATGCGAAAGATATGCCTATTTACGATTATCATTGCCACTTAAGTCCGAAAGAGATTGCTGAGAACCGTTCATTCAAGAACTTATCAGAAATTTGGTTGCATGGTGATCATTATAAATGGAGAGCGATGAGAACTCTTGGGGTCGATGAAGAGTTAGTCACTGGTGGAGGCACAGATAAAGAAAAATTTATCGAGTGGGCTAAATCAGTGCCAAAAACGATTGGGAATCCACTATACCACTGGACACATATGGAGTTAAAACGCTATTTTGATATTGATCTACTATTAAATGAAGATACAAGTGAAGAGATTTGGAATCACTGTAACCGTTTATTAGAGACCGAGGAATTTACTACTCAAAAAATGATTGAAAAGTTTAATGTGAAGGTTATTGGGACAACAGATGATCCAATCGACACATTAGAATATCATTTAGCTATTAAGGATAATCCAGATATAACGGCTAAAGTTGTACCTACATTCCGTCCTGATAAAGCAGTCGAAATAGCTCGCCCTGGATTTATTCAATATGTTGAAGCTCTAGGGGAAGCTTCTGAAATTGAAATTGTAAATTATGAAAATCTCCTTGCTGCACTGGAAAATAGAGCACACTTCTTCCATGAAGTTGGTTGCCGAATTTCAGATCATGGCATCGAGAATATTCCTTTTGAAGAGTGTACGTTTGAAGAAGCTTCTGTCATCTTTCAAAAAGTAAAGACTGGGGAAGCTATTACGAAGTCAGAAGAAATGAAGTATAAAACACATACTCTATTGTTCTTAGGAAAACTATATGCATCTTTAGGTTGGGCCATGCAATTGCATATTGGTGCAATCCGTAATAATAATGAAAGAATGTTTTCAAAGTTAGGACCAGATACCGGCTTTGATTCAATCCATGATCTTGATTTAGCTAGACCATTAAATGCTTTTCTAAATGAGCTTGACTTAGAAGATGAACTTCCTAAAACAATTTTATACCATTTAAATCCAATTCATAATTACGTAATTGGGACAGCGATTGGAAACTTCCAATCAAGTGGTACGAATGGGAAGATTCAGTTTGGCTCTGGATGGTGGTTTAACGATCAAAAAGATGGTATGGTGAAGCAGATGACGGATCTTGCTAACCTTGGCTTATTAAGTAGTTTCGTTGGGATGTTAACCGACTCTAGAAGCTTTCTTTCCTATCCAAGACATGAATATTTCAGAAGAATTCTTTGTGATATAATCGGAGGTTGGGTTGAAAGCGGAGAAGCACCTCGAGATTATAAATTGTTAGGAAAGATGGTTCAAGACATTTGTTTTAATAATGCTGAACAGTATTTTGAAATTAATTAA
- a CDS encoding NAD-dependent epimerase/dehydratase family protein — translation MKKIVIIGGAGTVGTILTKGLLKDYEVTVLDHKKNETLDVPFIKVDATSLDDLLLLVPEADVLINLLNTDTSHAIEDVQTFEQMTTTFFKATYYILHTARKKNIPKVIFASTNHVTDAYEEEGRSLLGREITIEDKPSSRGLYGVLKYASEQIGQLFSIEENISVINIRIGSVPKGVTKQTIEENDRLKKTLLSHTDLIRLFTAAVETDRSFGTYYGVSDNPGKPWDMANAKSELGFESHEDTTDIL, via the coding sequence ATGAAAAAAATTGTAATCATCGGCGGGGCTGGAACAGTTGGTACCATTTTAACAAAAGGCCTGTTGAAGGATTATGAAGTTACGGTTTTGGATCATAAAAAAAATGAAACACTCGATGTACCTTTTATAAAAGTAGATGCAACGAGTTTGGATGATTTACTGTTACTGGTTCCTGAAGCAGATGTTCTTATTAATTTGTTAAATACAGACACTTCACATGCAATAGAAGATGTACAAACTTTTGAACAGATGACAACTACTTTCTTTAAGGCAACTTATTACATTCTTCATACGGCTCGAAAGAAAAACATTCCTAAAGTGATCTTTGCCAGCACTAACCATGTAACGGATGCTTATGAAGAAGAAGGACGTTCTTTACTTGGACGAGAAATTACAATTGAAGATAAGCCTTCATCAAGAGGATTGTACGGCGTACTTAAATATGCATCAGAACAAATTGGTCAATTATTCTCAATAGAAGAAAATATCTCCGTTATTAATATTCGAATTGGATCAGTGCCAAAAGGAGTGACAAAGCAAACGATTGAAGAAAATGACAGGTTAAAAAAGACTCTACTGTCACATACTGATTTAATTCGTCTATTTACTGCAGCAGTTGAAACAGATCGTTCATTTGGTACATATTACGGGGTATCAGATAATCCTGGGAAACCATGGGACATGGCAAATGCAAAAAGTGAACTTGGATTTGAGTCTCATGAGGACACAACGGATATATTATAG
- a CDS encoding rhamnogalacturonan acetylesterase, with protein MEKVRIFIAGDSTASNYDQSKFPRAGWGQVIGSLLTKEVSIHNHASSGRSSKSFVEEGRLEKISTKLEKGDFFFIQFGHNDSKQDEKRYTDPFTSYKEYLRLYIEEARQKGANPILLTPIERRGFHSDGSLVETHGYYPTAMRELAKEYHVPLIDITKKSKTLFEKLGPEKTKEIFLWIKQGEHVNYQEGVKDNTHLSEYGAKHIARLVLEGCKEKQILIANYMIE; from the coding sequence ATGGAGAAAGTTCGTATTTTTATTGCCGGTGATTCGACAGCATCGAATTACGATCAATCAAAATTTCCAAGAGCTGGCTGGGGACAAGTAATAGGTTCATTACTAACAAAAGAAGTAAGTATTCATAATCATGCTTCGTCTGGGAGAAGTTCTAAAAGTTTTGTGGAAGAAGGAAGACTAGAGAAAATAAGTACTAAGTTAGAAAAAGGAGACTTTTTTTTCATTCAGTTTGGGCATAACGATTCAAAACAGGACGAGAAGCGTTATACAGACCCATTTACTTCCTATAAAGAATACTTGAGACTTTATATTGAAGAGGCAAGACAAAAGGGAGCAAACCCAATTTTGTTGACTCCGATCGAGCGCAGAGGGTTCCATTCAGATGGTAGTTTGGTAGAAACACATGGTTATTACCCAACTGCGATGAGAGAACTTGCAAAGGAGTATCATGTGCCACTTATTGACATAACGAAGAAGAGCAAAACATTATTTGAAAAATTAGGACCTGAAAAAACAAAGGAAATTTTTTTGTGGATTAAACAGGGGGAGCATGTAAATTATCAAGAGGGTGTAAAAGATAATACTCATCTTTCTGAATATGGCGCAAAACATATAGCAAGATTAGTACTTGAAGGTTGTAAGGAGAAGCAAATTCTTATAGCTAATTACATGATTGAGTAG
- a CDS encoding glycoside hydrolase family 28 protein — translation MITENQEIKQPIIPKNVFHITDFGAIGNGMYDNTNVFQVVMKKIQEVGGGKVIVPAGIWLTGPIQLVSKLNLHFEDGAILLFSSNFDQYPLILSSFEGEETIRCRSPLDGEELEDVAITGSGVIDGSGSAWRPVKRYKMTEMQWEQLINSGGIVDEEGEVWWPSEQALKGKQVFQQLRNSGSRNVEDFKYIKDFLRPNLVSLRRCKRILLDGPTFQNSPAWCVHPWVCEQITIKNITVRNPWFSQNGDGLDVESSRFGLIEDCIFDVGDDAICIKSGKDEAGRLLGVPCEHITIRRCQVYSGHGGFVIGSEMSGGVRDITISDCSFFGTDVGLRFKSTRGRGGVVENIYVDRITMNDIKNEAIVFQMFYELEGEKVLTDEKVTEKTPIFRNITITNVLCTGAQTAIKMKGLPEMPLQNINFTNITISSFEGICCSECVELSFSNVKLNIKNGPLTQLENCKQVVLDQVISTEPLNSFLNITGNKNITVKGERIKEGDFVSVSNEVDSNELKLIKSQ, via the coding sequence ATGATTACTGAGAATCAAGAAATCAAACAACCTATAATACCAAAAAACGTGTTTCATATTACAGATTTTGGGGCTATAGGAAATGGAATGTATGATAATACGAATGTGTTTCAAGTTGTAATGAAGAAAATTCAAGAGGTTGGAGGTGGCAAAGTTATTGTTCCAGCAGGAATTTGGCTTACCGGACCGATTCAACTTGTAAGCAAGCTTAATCTTCACTTTGAAGATGGGGCTATTTTGCTATTCAGTTCTAATTTTGATCAATATCCATTAATTCTCTCTAGCTTTGAAGGAGAGGAAACTATTAGATGCAGGTCACCGTTAGATGGAGAAGAGTTAGAAGATGTCGCCATAACTGGAAGCGGTGTCATAGATGGTTCGGGTAGTGCGTGGCGTCCGGTGAAGCGTTATAAAATGACGGAGATGCAGTGGGAACAATTAATTAACTCAGGTGGAATTGTAGACGAAGAAGGAGAAGTTTGGTGGCCGAGTGAGCAAGCGTTAAAAGGGAAACAAGTATTTCAACAGTTACGTAATAGCGGTTCAAGAAATGTAGAAGATTTCAAGTATATAAAAGATTTTCTTAGACCGAACTTAGTTAGTTTAAGAAGGTGTAAGAGAATATTATTAGACGGACCAACATTTCAGAACTCCCCAGCATGGTGTGTTCATCCTTGGGTTTGTGAACAGATAACGATAAAAAACATTACTGTACGGAACCCTTGGTTCTCTCAAAATGGTGATGGATTAGATGTTGAGTCTAGTCGATTTGGTTTGATCGAAGATTGTATCTTTGATGTAGGAGATGATGCTATTTGCATAAAATCAGGAAAAGATGAGGCAGGGCGTCTTTTAGGAGTACCATGTGAGCATATAACGATTAGACGCTGCCAAGTATACAGCGGTCATGGTGGGTTTGTAATTGGTAGTGAAATGTCAGGTGGAGTTCGTGATATTACGATTAGTGATTGTTCTTTTTTTGGAACCGATGTTGGACTACGCTTTAAGAGCACACGTGGTCGAGGAGGCGTTGTCGAGAACATTTACGTTGACCGTATTACAATGAATGATATAAAAAATGAAGCAATTGTTTTTCAGATGTTCTATGAATTAGAAGGTGAAAAGGTTTTAACGGATGAGAAAGTAACGGAGAAAACACCTATATTCCGTAACATTACCATTACGAACGTTTTATGCACTGGTGCACAAACAGCAATTAAAATGAAAGGCTTGCCAGAGATGCCCTTACAAAATATAAACTTTACGAATATAACGATTAGTTCGTTTGAAGGGATTTGCTGTTCCGAATGTGTAGAGCTCAGTTTTTCTAATGTGAAATTAAACATAAAGAACGGACCTTTAACTCAATTAGAGAATTGTAAGCAAGTGGTGTTAGATCAGGTAATAAGCACTGAACCATTAAATTCTTTCTTAAATATAACTGGAAATAAGAATATCACAGTAAAAGGAGAGAGGATCAAAGAGGGGGATTTTGTTTCGGTAAGTAATGAAGTCGATTCAAATGAACTGAAACTAATTAAATCACAATAG
- a CDS encoding sugar phosphate isomerase/epimerase family protein — MTVGALAHLFGKLPYKELAERIGSKKIEHVQLAIWKALNDEDFTQVGKLNPGLVRRIKKEFDKHQVSISVLACYLHLFDRNIEKRQENLARFKELLRYAPLFGAPIVAVEVGKMPIQEVTDQDWETLKSSLSELIYEAQKWGVTIGIEPANDHLIGSAKSLKRMLDELPSTHLGVVLDPGNLLTADNFHKQDEVIQEAFDLLGERIVACHAKDRMIDEHGEIQTVTPGTGQMNYDLYLSLLQSYKPQCDIIMEHTPPNKMSEVKSFIEGKRIETIKRAARA; from the coding sequence ATGACTGTTGGTGCATTGGCTCATTTATTTGGAAAGTTGCCGTATAAGGAATTGGCAGAGAGAATTGGCTCAAAAAAGATTGAGCATGTTCAATTAGCGATTTGGAAAGCGTTAAATGATGAAGATTTTACACAAGTAGGAAAGTTAAACCCTGGCCTAGTAAGACGCATTAAGAAAGAATTCGATAAGCATCAAGTTTCCATATCTGTTCTAGCCTGCTATCTCCATTTATTTGATCGAAATATAGAAAAAAGACAAGAGAATTTAGCGCGCTTTAAAGAGTTGCTTCGATATGCACCCTTGTTCGGAGCGCCAATTGTTGCTGTGGAAGTAGGTAAGATGCCTATACAAGAAGTAACAGATCAGGATTGGGAAACATTGAAGAGTTCTTTAAGCGAATTAATATATGAAGCTCAAAAATGGGGAGTTACAATTGGAATTGAACCAGCCAATGATCATTTAATTGGTAGTGCAAAATCACTTAAGAGAATGCTAGATGAGTTACCATCAACTCATTTGGGTGTAGTTTTAGATCCGGGGAATTTATTAACAGCGGACAATTTTCATAAACAAGATGAGGTTATACAAGAAGCATTTGATCTGTTAGGAGAAAGAATTGTTGCCTGTCATGCAAAAGATAGGATGATTGATGAACATGGGGAAATTCAAACGGTTACCCCGGGGACTGGTCAAATGAATTATGATCTCTACTTATCCTTATTACAATCGTATAAGCCACAATGTGACATTATTATGGAACATACGCCTCCTAATAAGATGAGTGAAGTTAAGTCTTTTATTGAAGGAAAAAGAATCGAAACAATAAAGCGAGCTGCGAGAGCGTAA
- a CDS encoding helix-turn-helix domain-containing protein yields MKSKSLLTKLIIFASVASVIPVIIVGIFAYVQSSKHIQEKVNHEKIQIIRQIQSNIEQVLVTVHHSVSRTIDSPLMDSVIRRPLVGEDFSIYRELRQELSNLRSFDTKVDEVVLLNIQEDWLVNNAGLSRLNEHPDKDTYLSYLDLEFNTTWILLENEAFSEPISGRNCPHTISLVKKLPPKLSSKYGLAFTNIATCSLAEMINVDELSDDVMITDENFRIIVHRDPTLIGEFLDDTKYIDTLNGFSEKAGQFEIESSDFPYTVTYQRSDFNNWNYISFTSIDMLTEESKKIGWFTFFVITFIVLTSILYIWIISRRLYSPVNKLVGYIEERLPDRNRDRNNRNEIEIIEEHINDLFSSKSNLEMELREHTQQIRSLFLNRLFTGNFRSSEITQNLSYYQLDERVASWKEMTVCTLHIDNTEKKNYDSNDLEKLSFAVRNIVEESIAIDNRLPTVWIEDTLVILLGYEDSTMDHVYEVTESIQKVIKNSLNLSVSIGVSMSFHEIKEAKRGYREGIEALKHRMQLGAGVIIHFSSINSGKHTVLFDYPKRTEEELLVAIKLADEEKVLSHLSAWMSKAFKNAQSPREYQISLMRLLNSLLMVKQESGVSFQQIDVYHASLYEELLQLHMKEEIEDWFKGRLIMPLLKVFNDRRESQFQNLSEKIIDIIQNQYDTEVTLEECAAQLHYNANYLSSVFKQETNYTFSEYLAMYRFKVAKQWLIETNMTVKDIAEKLKYKNSQNFIRSFKKQEDMTPGQYREKYKETS; encoded by the coding sequence ATGAAAAGTAAAAGCTTACTGACGAAATTAATAATTTTCGCAAGTGTTGCGAGTGTAATCCCGGTTATTATTGTAGGAATATTTGCTTATGTTCAGTCGTCTAAACATATTCAAGAAAAAGTAAACCACGAGAAAATTCAGATTATTAGGCAAATTCAGTCGAACATTGAACAAGTTCTAGTAACCGTTCATCATAGTGTTAGTAGAACGATTGACTCCCCATTAATGGATTCAGTTATAAGACGCCCGTTAGTAGGAGAGGATTTCTCTATCTATAGAGAATTAAGACAAGAGCTAAGTAATCTACGATCATTTGACACGAAAGTCGATGAGGTTGTTCTTCTGAATATTCAAGAAGACTGGTTAGTAAACAATGCTGGCTTGTCAAGATTGAACGAACATCCAGACAAAGATACATATTTGTCTTATCTTGATTTGGAATTTAATACGACATGGATTCTTTTAGAAAATGAGGCCTTTTCAGAACCGATCTCTGGTCGGAATTGTCCTCATACTATTAGTCTAGTAAAAAAATTACCCCCGAAATTGAGTTCAAAATATGGACTGGCATTTACAAATATCGCAACTTGTAGTTTAGCAGAAATGATAAATGTTGATGAGCTGTCAGATGATGTTATGATTACAGATGAAAATTTCCGGATAATCGTCCATCGAGACCCAACTTTAATAGGGGAATTCTTGGATGATACGAAATATATTGACACACTAAATGGCTTTTCAGAAAAGGCAGGTCAATTCGAGATTGAATCTAGTGACTTCCCGTATACTGTTACGTACCAAAGATCTGATTTTAATAATTGGAATTATATTTCTTTTACTTCAATTGATATGTTAACAGAGGAAAGTAAAAAAATAGGGTGGTTTACGTTTTTTGTCATTACGTTTATTGTGTTAACTTCTATTTTATATATTTGGATTATCAGTCGAAGATTATATTCCCCGGTGAATAAATTGGTCGGTTATATTGAAGAACGACTGCCAGACCGAAACAGAGATCGCAATAACAGAAATGAGATAGAGATTATTGAGGAACATATCAATGACTTATTCTCATCTAAATCAAATTTGGAAATGGAACTGCGAGAACATACTCAGCAAATCAGGTCATTGTTTTTAAATCGATTGTTTACAGGGAATTTTAGGTCGAGTGAAATCACACAAAACTTATCTTATTATCAACTGGACGAAAGAGTAGCTAGTTGGAAGGAAATGACTGTTTGTACATTGCACATCGATAATACCGAAAAGAAAAACTATGATTCAAATGATCTTGAAAAATTATCTTTTGCTGTTCGAAATATAGTTGAAGAGTCGATTGCAATAGACAATCGATTACCTACGGTATGGATTGAAGACACGTTAGTGATTTTGCTAGGGTATGAAGACTCTACAATGGATCATGTATATGAGGTAACAGAAAGTATACAAAAGGTTATTAAGAATTCATTGAATTTATCGGTTAGTATCGGTGTAAGTATGTCTTTCCATGAGATTAAAGAAGCTAAACGAGGGTATAGAGAAGGCATTGAAGCATTAAAACACAGAATGCAACTTGGGGCAGGCGTTATTATTCACTTTAGTAGTATTAACTCTGGAAAACATACAGTTCTTTTCGATTATCCGAAGAGAACAGAAGAAGAATTGCTTGTTGCAATAAAATTAGCTGACGAAGAAAAAGTGTTAAGCCATTTATCTGCTTGGATGTCAAAAGCATTTAAAAATGCACAATCCCCAAGAGAGTATCAAATTTCTCTTATGAGATTGTTAAACAGTTTGCTAATGGTTAAGCAAGAAAGTGGAGTCAGTTTTCAACAAATTGATGTTTATCATGCATCTTTATATGAGGAGCTGCTTCAACTTCATATGAAAGAAGAAATAGAGGACTGGTTTAAAGGTCGATTGATTATGCCGTTACTGAAAGTGTTTAATGATCGGCGAGAATCTCAATTTCAAAATCTTTCGGAGAAAATCATTGATATTATTCAGAATCAATATGACACTGAGGTTACTTTAGAGGAATGTGCTGCACAACTTCATTATAATGCTAATTATTTAAGCAGTGTCTTTAAACAAGAGACTAACTATACGTTCAGTGAGTATTTAGCTATGTATCGTTTTAAAGTTGCGAAGCAGTGGTTAATTGAAACAAATATGACGGTTAAAGATATTGCTGAAAAATTAAAGTATAAAAACTCACAGAACTTTATTCGTTCGTTTAAAAAGCAAGAGGATATGACACCTGGGCAGTATCGCGAAAAGTACAAAGAAACGTCGTAA